A single Candidatus Tectomicrobia bacterium DNA region contains:
- a CDS encoding maleate cis-trans isomerase encodes MDWVKKLGFIVPSWNTVMEYECARMAPEGVSVHFTRIHHTNDEEETLLRMIHEVPHLAELLGHARLDAICFGCTGGSFVRPGMDLEITQVIQEKTGIPATTTATALVEAMREMGIAKVAVASPYPQWLNDRLGGFLKDHGIAVVREKGQNVECPAFLPPGNAEALAREVDAPEAEGIFISCTNFRSLEVIDRLERDLGKPVLTSNTTALWHTLRTAGYEGRGRLGGALLRERLSAARK; translated from the coding sequence ATGGATTGGGTGAAAAAGCTGGGCTTCATCGTCCCCTCCTGGAACACCGTCATGGAATACGAGTGCGCCCGCATGGCCCCCGAGGGCGTCTCGGTCCACTTCACCCGCATCCACCACACGAACGACGAGGAGGAGACCCTCCTCCGCATGATCCACGAGGTGCCCCACCTGGCCGAATTGCTGGGCCACGCCAGGCTCGACGCCATCTGCTTCGGCTGCACGGGCGGGAGCTTCGTGCGCCCGGGCATGGACCTTGAGATCACCCAGGTCATCCAGGAGAAGACCGGCATCCCCGCCACCACCACCGCGACCGCCCTGGTCGAGGCCATGCGGGAGATGGGCATCGCGAAGGTGGCCGTCGCCTCGCCTTATCCCCAGTGGCTGAACGACCGCCTGGGCGGCTTCCTCAAGGACCACGGCATCGCGGTGGTGCGGGAGAAGGGCCAGAACGTCGAGTGCCCCGCCTTTCTCCCCCCCGGGAACGCCGAGGCCCTGGCCCGCGAGGTGGATGCCCCCGAGGCCGAGGGCATCTTCATCAGCTGCACCAACTTCCGCTCGCTGGAGGTCATCGACCGGCTCGAGCGCGATCTCGGCAAGCCCGTCCTCACCAGCAACACCACCGCCCTGTGGCACACCCTCCGGACGGCCGGCTACGAGGGCCGGGGCCGGCTCGGCGGGGCGCTGCTGCGCGAGCGCCTGAGCGCGGCGAGGAAGTAG
- a CDS encoding DMT family protein has translation MLTVLLLVASNVFMTLAWYGHLKFKQTDLWKVVLLSWLLAFFEYCLQVPANRWGHGLFTASQLKILQEAITLTVFVAFAKLYLNELPRWNEAVAIGLVFLAVAVATLPGGEAAR, from the coding sequence ATGCTCACCGTCCTGCTGCTCGTCGCCTCGAACGTCTTCATGACCCTGGCCTGGTACGGCCACCTCAAGTTCAAGCAGACCGACCTCTGGAAGGTGGTGCTCCTGAGCTGGCTGCTCGCGTTCTTCGAGTACTGCCTCCAGGTGCCCGCCAACCGGTGGGGGCACGGCCTCTTCACCGCCTCCCAGCTCAAGATCCTCCAGGAGGCCATCACCCTCACCGTCTTCGTCGCCTTCGCCAAGCTCTACCTGAACGAGCTGCCCCGCTGGAACGAGGCCGTGGCCATCGGGCTCGTGTTCCTGGCCGTGGCGGTGGCCACCCTGCCGGGGGGAGAAGCGGCGCGGTAA
- a CDS encoding helix-turn-helix transcriptional regulator: MEMRAASDSVERLAALAHGARLALFRLLVQAGPEGLPAGEIGRQLGRPPNSVSFHLARLRHAGLITSERKGRSIVYAASYETIRGLVDYLTENCCGRSAEGCPPACRPEDSNDNRRS, from the coding sequence ATGGAAATGAGAGCCGCTTCTGATTCCGTCGAACGCCTGGCCGCCCTGGCCCACGGGGCGCGGCTGGCCCTCTTCCGCCTGCTGGTCCAGGCGGGGCCGGAGGGGCTGCCCGCAGGCGAGATCGGCCGCCAGCTCGGGAGGCCCCCGAACTCCGTCTCCTTCCACCTCGCGCGCCTGCGCCACGCGGGCCTCATCACATCCGAGCGGAAGGGGCGGAGCATCGTGTACGCGGCGAGCTACGAGACGATCCGGGGGCTGGTGGACTACCTGACCGAGAACTGCTGCGGGCGGAGCGCCGAGGGGTGCCCGCCCGCCTGCAGGCCGGAGGACTCCAACGATAACCGCCGTTCATGA
- a CDS encoding enoyl-CoA hydratase/isomerase family protein produces MRAFKEIRYEEADGLATVTLDRPERLNALGMNMAGELRALSLALAEEKGVRAVILTGGGRAFSTGRDLKESAAHTKEEADRFQLTGMEAVTLWERLPMPTLAAINGPCFGFGMEIALACDMRLAAEDAVLCFPECALGIFPGAGGTVRLPRLLAPGLAAELIYTAKRFDGREAERIGFVNRAHPKERLMEEARALAGQIRDNGPLGVRAAKKVIQNAAEMALPQAIEFSNALRLPLNYTRDFAEALAAFREKRKPVFRGE; encoded by the coding sequence GTGCGCGCGTTCAAGGAGATCCGCTACGAGGAGGCGGACGGCCTCGCCACCGTCACCCTGGACCGCCCCGAGCGCCTGAACGCCCTGGGCATGAACATGGCCGGGGAGCTGCGCGCCCTCTCCCTCGCGCTGGCGGAGGAAAAGGGCGTGCGCGCCGTCATCCTGACCGGAGGGGGCCGCGCCTTCTCCACCGGACGGGACCTGAAGGAGAGCGCCGCGCACACCAAGGAGGAGGCCGACCGCTTCCAGCTCACCGGCATGGAGGCCGTCACCCTGTGGGAGCGCCTCCCCATGCCCACCCTGGCCGCCATCAACGGCCCCTGCTTCGGCTTCGGGATGGAGATCGCGCTGGCCTGCGACATGCGCCTCGCCGCCGAGGACGCGGTGCTCTGCTTCCCCGAGTGCGCGCTGGGCATCTTCCCCGGCGCCGGGGGCACGGTGCGCCTCCCCCGCCTCCTCGCCCCCGGGCTCGCGGCCGAGCTCATCTACACCGCCAAGCGCTTCGACGGCAGGGAAGCCGAGCGCATCGGCTTCGTGAACCGCGCCCACCCCAAGGAGCGCCTCATGGAGGAGGCCCGCGCCCTCGCCGGCCAGATCCGCGACAACGGCCCCCTCGGGGTGCGCGCCGCCAAGAAGGTCATCCAGAACGCGGCCGAGATGGCGCTGCCCCAGGCCATCGAGTTCTCGAACGCGCTCAGGCTCCCCCTCAACTACACCCGGGACTTCGCCGAGGCTCTCGCCGCCTTCCGCGAGAAGCGCAAGCCGGTGTTTAGGGGCGAGTAG
- a CDS encoding xanthine dehydrogenase family protein, whose protein sequence is MSEFAIVGKPNPRFDALPKADGSLPYGEDQIPANALHCGLLYSPVPCGKLKRLDTSAAERVPGVAAVLTAKDVPGKNEHYGSGYPPHPSQPIFAKEDIRYTGDVLALVGAETRDAVEAAIAAIKVEIEAAEGVWTTRHTEPGAEARKVCDFEVRRGNAEEALSRADVVIERTYRTQLAEHAFLEPASGTSWIDADGVVTIRVGTQLIENYRAVAAVLGLPHSKVRVLGTFVGGGFGAKGVMTVEPYLALLTWKTKRPAVMVIGREHGIRSTMKKHPFEMRYRTGVSRDGKILAVDADIVGDAGAYPHKTNLFLLGAMCIAAGPYEIENVRVRAHGYLTNNPITNAMRGVGSNQVCFAYESQLELAAQALGMDAMELRRRNFIQKGGKLPTGQPIVNSPNLEGCLGAVLKALGPRPQARPGKRIGRGVAANITGYGRPFDAAEAAVHMENDGSAVVRVSAPDIGAGQGATLLSIAAEELGLGLGQVSIHLSDSATTPLSGITAGSRQTLMAGNSVRAAAETIKNGLLKGAGALLEAAAEDVRMAGGEAWVASAPERRVKMNLVVAKAKELKQQLHCTQNLNLPPHVYENPQRYMGGLGGWADYTFGVHATDVEVDAETGEVQVLRHVACHDVGRALNPISVEGQFEGGAVMGIGYALHEEITMQKGVCRSQSFHEYLIPTSSDIGEFQSIILECGEGDGPWGARGVGEPPCNNAPAAVALAVGDAIGTRLLDLPVTPERVARAAMEAKKNGRNGHGRQAA, encoded by the coding sequence ATGAGCGAGTTCGCCATCGTCGGCAAGCCCAACCCGCGCTTCGACGCCCTGCCCAAGGCCGACGGGTCGCTTCCCTACGGCGAGGACCAGATCCCCGCCAACGCCCTGCACTGCGGCCTCCTCTACAGTCCGGTGCCCTGCGGCAAGCTCAAGAGGCTCGACACCTCGGCCGCCGAGCGCGTCCCCGGCGTCGCGGCCGTCCTCACGGCCAAGGACGTGCCGGGCAAGAACGAGCACTACGGCTCGGGCTACCCGCCCCACCCCTCCCAGCCCATCTTCGCGAAGGAGGATATCCGCTACACCGGGGACGTGCTGGCCCTCGTGGGGGCCGAGACGCGCGATGCGGTGGAGGCCGCCATCGCCGCCATCAAGGTCGAGATCGAGGCGGCCGAGGGCGTCTGGACCACCCGCCACACCGAGCCCGGCGCCGAGGCGCGCAAGGTGTGCGACTTCGAGGTCCGCCGCGGGAACGCCGAGGAAGCGCTCTCGAGGGCCGACGTGGTGATCGAGCGCACCTACCGCACCCAGCTCGCCGAGCACGCCTTCCTCGAGCCGGCCTCCGGCACCTCCTGGATCGACGCGGACGGCGTCGTCACCATCCGGGTGGGCACCCAGCTCATCGAGAACTACCGGGCGGTGGCGGCGGTGCTGGGGCTCCCCCACAGCAAGGTGCGGGTGCTGGGCACCTTCGTGGGCGGAGGCTTCGGGGCCAAGGGGGTGATGACGGTGGAGCCCTACCTCGCCCTCCTGACCTGGAAGACCAAGCGCCCGGCCGTCATGGTGATCGGCCGCGAGCACGGCATCCGCTCCACCATGAAGAAGCACCCCTTCGAGATGCGCTACCGCACGGGCGTGAGCCGCGACGGGAAGATTCTCGCCGTGGACGCCGACATCGTCGGGGACGCGGGGGCCTACCCGCACAAGACCAACCTCTTCCTGCTGGGCGCCATGTGCATCGCCGCCGGGCCCTACGAGATCGAGAACGTCCGGGTGCGCGCCCACGGCTATCTCACCAACAACCCCATCACCAACGCCATGCGCGGGGTGGGCTCGAACCAGGTCTGCTTCGCCTACGAGAGCCAGCTCGAGCTGGCCGCCCAGGCCCTCGGCATGGATGCGATGGAGCTCCGGCGCCGCAACTTCATCCAGAAGGGGGGCAAGCTCCCGACCGGCCAGCCCATCGTCAACTCGCCCAACCTGGAGGGCTGCCTCGGCGCGGTGCTCAAGGCGCTCGGGCCCCGGCCCCAGGCCCGGCCCGGCAAGCGCATCGGCCGGGGCGTCGCCGCCAACATCACCGGCTACGGGCGCCCCTTCGACGCGGCCGAGGCCGCCGTCCACATGGAGAACGACGGGAGCGCCGTGGTGCGGGTGAGCGCCCCCGACATCGGCGCGGGCCAGGGGGCGACGCTACTCTCCATCGCCGCCGAGGAGCTGGGCCTGGGGCTCGGCCAGGTGAGCATCCACCTCTCCGACTCGGCCACCACGCCGCTCTCGGGCATCACGGCCGGGAGCCGGCAGACCCTGATGGCGGGCAACTCGGTCCGCGCGGCGGCAGAGACCATCAAGAACGGGCTCTTGAAGGGCGCGGGCGCGCTCTTGGAGGCCGCGGCCGAGGACGTGCGCATGGCGGGCGGCGAGGCCTGGGTGGCCTCCGCCCCCGAGCGCCGGGTGAAGATGAACCTCGTCGTGGCCAAGGCGAAGGAGCTCAAGCAGCAGCTCCACTGCACCCAGAACCTCAACCTCCCCCCCCACGTCTACGAGAACCCCCAGCGCTACATGGGGGGCCTGGGCGGCTGGGCGGACTACACCTTCGGGGTCCACGCCACCGACGTCGAGGTGGACGCCGAGACGGGCGAGGTGCAGGTGCTCCGCCACGTGGCCTGCCACGACGTGGGCCGGGCCTTGAACCCCATCAGCGTCGAGGGCCAGTTCGAGGGAGGGGCCGTCATGGGCATCGGCTACGCCCTGCACGAGGAGATCACCATGCAGAAGGGCGTCTGCCGCTCCCAGAGCTTCCACGAGTACCTGATCCCCACCTCCTCCGACATCGGGGAGTTCCAGTCCATCATCCTCGAGTGCGGGGAGGGGGACGGCCCCTGGGGGGCGCGCGGGGTGGGGGAGCCTCCCTGCAACAACGCCCCGGCGGCGGTGGCGCTGGCGGTGGGGGACGCGATCGGGACGAGGCTCCTCGACCTCCCCGTCACCCCCGAGCGCGTCGCCCGCGCCGCGATGGAGGCCAAGAAGAACGGAAGGAACGGGCACGGAAGGCAGGCGGCGTGA